Proteins found in one Pocillopora verrucosa isolate sample1 chromosome 12, ASM3666991v2, whole genome shotgun sequence genomic segment:
- the LOC136277253 gene encoding uncharacterized protein: MSSSRELEEASELPSDEAFEEIKMHIKCVYDILKQEANKVHKERKAFDEVADKLEHVRFSKMLKLKVGGHLFSTSLLTMNKDPGCMLHAMFSGSSDTKPDEDGTYFIDRDGTHFRYILNYLRTGELVVPDDKTIRHELLIEAKFYQVEGMIKALTQKPVRKTAFEESEILSADQVKSLVELLKNSPILHSVSVEMLYRASRDGWAASNFHSCCDNKGPTVTVIKSRNYIFGGYSEVEWDGSSGYRRAQNSFLFSLVNPSGLRPTKMRLRAEQEGYSIWCNSRYGPVFGGGNTHDILIHNAPNITNCTTTLNNTYQCAVGSTFLTGNQSFRVNEMEVFGFDT; encoded by the exons ATGTCTTCATCAAGAGAGCTCGAAGAAGCGTCCGAATTACCCTCCGATGAAGcttttgaagaaataaaaatgcatattaaatgTGTCTACGACATTCTGAAACAGGAGGCGAATAAAGTtcacaaagaaaggaaagcgTTTGATGAGGTGGCGGACAAGCTTGAACATGTCCGCTTCTCAAAGATGCTGAAACTTAAAGTTGGTGGCCACCTTTTCTCGACAAGTTTGTTGACTATGAATAAAGATCCAG GTTGCATGTTACATGCCATGTTTTCTGGAAGTTCTGACACAAAACCTGACGAGGATGGAACCTACTTCATTGATCGAGATGGAACTCACTTCCGGTACATCCTGAATTATCTTCGCACGGGAGAACTTGTCGTCCCCGATGATAAGACTATTCGTCATGAACTGCTGATTGAGGCCAAATtttatcaagtcgaaggaatGATAAAGGCGCTGACACAAAAACCCGTCAGAAAAACCGCCTTCGAGGAGTCTGAGATCCTCTCAGCAGACCAAGTCAAAAGTTTGGTGGAGTTGTTAAAGAACTCCCCAATCCTTCACAGCGTCAGTGTTGAAATGTTATATCGAGCTTCTCGTGATGGCTGGGCTGCCTCCAACTTTCACTCCTGTTGTGACAACAAAGGGCCAACAGTCACAGTGATAAAGAGCCGAAATTACATATTTGGAGGATATTCCGAAGTAGAATGGGATG GTTCTTCAGGGTATAGAAGAGCACAAAACTCGTTCCTATTCAGCCTCGTCAACCCAAGTGGTCTGCGACCAACAAAAATGCGCTTAAGAGCTGAACAGGAAGGATATTCTATCTGGTGCAACAGTAGGTATGGCCCAGTATTTGGAGGTGGCAATACTCATGATATCCTCATCCACAACGCACCAAATATTACCAATTGCACCACGACCCTCAACAATACATATCAGTGCGCAGTGGGAAGCACTTTTCTGACAGGAAATCAAAGCTTTCGTGTGAATGAAATGGAAGTTTTTGGATTCGACACTTGA
- the LOC131793491 gene encoding uncharacterized protein codes for MSSPRELEEVSELPSDEAFEEVNKYIIGVYDILKQEANKVYKEREVFDDVANKLEHVHFSKMLKLNVGGHLFSTSLSTVNKDPGSMLHAMFSGRFDTKPDEDGSYFIDRDGTHFRYILNYLRTGELIVPNDEIIRRELLAEAKFYQFEGMINELQPTPLEDPIQTVIQPFKDSVILSSNQRQTLMNWLENTPGVSNSDELLLYQASRDGWYSNNFHSCCDNKGPTVTVIESGDNIFGGFTEQSWESSGSYKSAENSFLFSLVNPSGLSPTKMPLKSGQEGYAMYCHTGYGPTFGGENYHDLCIFNTPNCNNNFAYLNNAYQCPSGQNAETFLTRSETFRVSEMEVYRL; via the exons ATGTCTTCACCGAGAGAGCTCGAAGAAGTGTCCGAATTACCCTCCGATGAAGCTTTCGAAGAAGTAAACAAGTACATTATAGGTGTTTACGACATTCTGAAACAGGAGGCGAACAAAGTTTACAAGGAAAGAGAAGTGTTTGATGACGTGGCGAACAAGCTTGAGCATGTCCACTTCTCGAAGATGCTGAAACTTAATGTTGGCGGCCACCTTTTCTCGACGAGTTTGTCGACCGTGAATAAAGATCCAG GTTCCATGTTACACGCCATGTTTTCTGGCAGATTTGACACAAAACCTGACGAGGATGGATCTTACTTCATTGATCGAGATGGAACCCACTTTCGGTACATCCTGAATTATTTGCGCACGGGGGAGCTTATCGTCCCTAATGACGAGATCATTCGCAGAGAACTGCTGGCTGAGGCCAAATTTTACCAGTTCGAAGGAATGATAAACGAGCTGCAACCAACGCCATTAGAAGATCCAATCCAGACTGTGATTCAACCGTTCAAGGATTCAGTGATTCTCTCGTCCAATCAGAGGCAGACTTTGATGAATTGGTTGGAGAACACACCAGGCGTTTCCAACAGCGATGAGCTTTTGTTGTACCAAGCTTCTAGAGATGGTTGGTATTCTAACAACTTTCACTCGTGTTGTGATAACAAAGGGCCAACAGTTACAGTGATCGAGAGTGGAGATAATATATTTGGAGGATTTACTGAACAAAGTTGGGAAA gtAGTGGATCATACAAAAGTGCAGAAAACTCGTTTCTGTTCAGTCTTGTCAACCCGAGTGGTCTATCACCAACAAAGATGCCTTTGAAGAGTGGACAAGAAGGATATGCTATGTATTGTCATACTGGCTATGGACCAACATTTGGAGGTGAAAATTATCATGATCTTTGTATTTTCAATACACCAAACTGCAACAATAACTTTGCATATTTGAATAACGCTTACCAATGTCCATCAGGACAAAATGCCGAGACGTTTTTAACAAGAAGTGAGACATTCAGGGTGAGTGAAATGGAAGTTTATAGGTTATAG